In the genome of Oncorhynchus clarkii lewisi isolate Uvic-CL-2024 chromosome 4, UVic_Ocla_1.0, whole genome shotgun sequence, one region contains:
- the LOC139407521 gene encoding forkhead box protein B1-like, with the protein MPRPGRNTYSDQKPPYSYISLTAMAIQSCPEKMLPLSEIYKFIMDRFPYYRDNTQRWQNSLRHNLSFNDCFIKIPRRPDQPGKGSFWALHPSCGDMFENGSFLRRRKRFKVMMIMAAQEHLAQSKLSDAAHYLQQQAKLRLSALAATSTHLPQISSYNLGVSQPSTFKHPFAIENIIAREFKVPGSQSMSAGYRMHNQLTAAWPHMYNTMVDSVSPISMRGDYGAFSMPLKSVCHGGQTLPAIPVPIKPTPTLVALPGGLTPHIPAFLSNSYQSLSPTSPQTATSRSSPSTPGETHTNPTVQSVVVH; encoded by the coding sequence ATGCCCCGACCAGGGAGGAACACGTACAGCGACCAGAAACCTCCCTATTCCTACATCTCCCTCACCGCCATGGCCATCCAGTCCTGCCCGGAGAAGATGCTCCCTCTCAGCGAGATCTACAAGTTCATCATGGACAGGTTCCCTTACTACAGAGATAACACCCAGCGATGGCAGAACTCCTTACGGCACAACCTGTCGTTCAACGACTGTTTCATCAAGATCCCGCGGCGTCCGGACCAGCCCGGGAAGGGTAGCTTCTGGGCTCTGCACCCCAGCTGCGGGGACATGTTCGAGAACGGGAGTTTCTTGCGGCGCCGAAAACGGTTCAAGGTGATGATGATCATGGCGGCGCAGGAGCACCTGGCTCAGTCCAAGCTGTCTGACGCGGCCCATTACCTCCAACAGCAGGCTAAGCTCAGGCTTAGCGCCCTGGCTGCCACCAGCACACACCTCCCTCAGATCTCCAGCTATAACTTGGGAGTGTCGCAGCCATCAACTTTTAAACACCCATTTGCTATAGAGAACATCATCGCCAGAGAGTTTAAGGTGCCTGGGAGTCAGTCCATGTCTGCAGGCTACCGGATGCACAACCAGCTGACTGCGGCCTGGCCTCACATGTACAACACTATGGTGGACTCTGTTTCTCCTATCTCTATGCGCGGTGACTATGGGGCCTTCAGCATGCCCCTTAAATCAGTGTGTCACGGAGGACAGACCCTACCGGCCATCCCAGTGCCCATCAAACCCACCCCTACCCTGGTGGCTCTCCCGGGGGGGCTGACGCCCCACATCCCCGCCTTCCTCTCCAACTCTTACCAGTCTCTGAGCCCCACTTCCCCGCAGACAGCCACCAGCAGAAGCAGCCCCTCCACTCCCGGGGAGACTCACACCAACCCCACAGTGCAGTCCGTGGTGGTGCATTGA